From a single Arachis hypogaea cultivar Tifrunner chromosome 3, arahy.Tifrunner.gnm2.J5K5, whole genome shotgun sequence genomic region:
- the LOC112789658 gene encoding tricyclene synthase EBOS, chloroplastic yields the protein MLLNSSSSIISNVHLAKHNEPVEPLISNHRIINSSRIRCVATTTAVVPPRKSANYQPNLWTFDFLQSLKHHYSDSIYEDLNGNLKEKVRRMIKQKEDNGEIWHKLDLVNDVKRLGLSYHFEKEIEETLDRFVSSSGKFVNTNNLHETALSFRLLREYGYDVSPDVFEKFKDKKNNFKKSLTKDVKGMLSLYEASFLGYEGETILDEAKSFTTFHLKNLIINDENNVLLEQVKHALELPLHHRIQRLEARWYIEAYEKRRDANRILLEAAKLDFNVVQSTLQKDLQEISRWWKQVGVASKLSFSRDRLMECFFWTVGMAFEPHFSDLRKGLTKVTSFITIIDDVYDVYGTLDELELFTAAVESWDIKAVQVLPDYMRICFLALYNTVNELAYDVLYKQGLDILPYLTRTWSDMLKAFLIEAKWCKEKNIPKFEEYLNNAWVSVSGVVILTHAYFLLNHNITKEALDSLHNYHDLLRGPSTIFRLCNDLGTSQAELQRGEAASSIICYMRENGASEECAHKYINNVLDETWKKMNKDRVTNSPFSKSFIETAMNLGRISQCTYQYGDAHGAPDASAKNRIRSLIIEPVSL from the exons ATGTTACtcaattcttcttcctccattATTTCAAATGTTCATCTTGCCAAACATAACGAACCAGTGGAACCTCTTATTAGTAATCATAGAATTATTAACAGTTCTCGGATCCGTTGCGTGGCAACAACCACAGCCGTTGTTCCTCCAAGAAAATCAGCAAATTACCAGCCTAACCTCTGGACTTTCGACTTTTTACAGTCCTTAAAGCATCATTATTCG GATTCGATATACGAGGATTTAAATGGGAATCTAAAAGAGAAAGTTAGGAGAATGATAAAGCAGAAGGAAGATAATGGAGAGATATGGCATAAACTGGATCTAGTTAATGATGTGAAGAGGTTGGGTCTGAGTTACCACTTTGAGAAGGAAATAGAAGAAACACTTGATAGGTTTGTGTCTAGTAGTGGCAAATTTGTGAATACGAATAACCTGCACGAAACCGCTTTAAGCTTCAGGCTCCTAAGAGAATATGGCTATGATGTCTCaccag ATGTGTTTGAGAAGTTCAAGGACAAGAAGAATAACTTCAAGAAAAGCCTTACCAAAGACGTGAAAGGGATGCTGAGTCTATACGAGGCATCATTTCTTGGTTATGAAGGAGAAACAATCTTGGATGAGGCAAAATCATTCACAACCTTCCATCTCAAGAACTTAATCATCAATGATGAGAATAATGTCCTCTTAGAACAAGTGAAGCATGCATTGGAACTTCCATTGCATCATAGAATCCAAAGACTTGAAGCCAGATGGTACATTGAGGCTTATGAAAAAAGAAGAGACGCAAATAGGATATTACTTGAAGCAGCTAAATTAGATTTTAACGTTGTTCAATCAACACTTCAAAAAGACCTTCAAGAAATCTCAAG ATGGTGGAAGCAAGTGGGAGTAGCCTCAAAGTTAAGCTTCAGCAGAGACAGGTTAATGGAGTGTTTCTTTTGGACTGTTGGAATGGCCTTTGAGCCTCATTTCAGTGATCTCCGTAAAGGATTAACCAAAGTCACTTCCTTCATTACAATAATCGATGATGTCTATGATGTTTATGGGACCTTGGATGAGCTTGAGCTTTTCACCGCAGCTGTAGAAAG TTGGGACATTAAAGCAGTTCAAGTTCTACCAGATTACATGAGGATTTGCTTTCTAGCACTCTACAACACTGTTAACGAATTGGCCTATGATGTTCTTTACAAGCAAGGACTTGACATCCTTCCCTACCTCACCAGAACA TGGTCAGATATGTTGAAAGCATTCCTAATAGAAGCCAAGTGGTGCAAGgagaaaaatataccaaaatttgAGGAGTACCTCAATAATGCTTGGGTGTCAGTGTCTGGTGTTGTTATATTAACGCATGCCTATTTCTTATTGAATCACAACATCACTAAAGAAGCACTTGATTCCTTGCATAATTATCATGACCTATTGCGTGGACCATCTACTATTTTTCGACTTTGCAATGATTTGGGAACCTCTCAG GCTGAGCTACAAAGAGGTGAAGCAGCAAGCTCTATTATATGCTACATGAGGGAAAATGGTGCAAGTGAGGAATGTGCACACAAATACATAAACAATGTGCTAGATGAGACATGGAAGAAAATGAACAAAGATAGAGTCACCAATTCTCCATTCTCTAAATCTTTCATTGAAACAGCAATGAACCTTGGTAGGATTTCTCAGTGCACGTATCAATATGGAGATGCCCATGGAGCACCTGATGCATCAGCAAAGAATCGAATTCGTTCTTTGATAATTGAACCTGTTTCTCTATGA